From Ipomoea triloba cultivar NCNSP0323 chromosome 5, ASM357664v1, the proteins below share one genomic window:
- the LOC116020149 gene encoding uncharacterized protein LOC116020149, giving the protein MRALGLSVDIWIQLHGLPIGYTSVAIQEQIGNFIETFLKADERFVGAPWLDFYRIRVALPMDKPLKRRMKLLKRDKSWSWILFRYEHLHNFYFCCGMLGHVYKFCLRAREARIPVEQFPFGLELRAGVKRGPWGVGDSWLVPVGGPPRAVDGERVGSTGSVVAATTLVTPERQEAEMGVVAVSKRRREGSGGGVRRQTNGGGDVHMTEVSKNLHVAGSGSQTRPSS; this is encoded by the coding sequence ATGAGGGCCCTTGGTCTTTCGGTGGACATATGGATTCAGCTTCATGGTTTGCCGATCGGTTATACGTCGGTCGCAATCCAGGAGCAGATTGGGAATTTTATCGAAACCTTTTTGAAGGCTGACGAGCGGTTTGTGGGAGCCCCATGGCTGGACTTCTACCGCATTCGAGTCGCACTGCCGATGGACAAACCTTTGAAAAGGAGAATGAAGTTACTGAAGCGAGACAAGTCTTGGAGTTGGATTCTTTTCCGGTATGAACATCTCCATAACTTCTATTTTTGCTGTGGGATGCTTGGGCATGTGTATAAATTTTGTTTGCGGGCGAGAGAAGCTAGAATCCCCGTAGAACAGTTTCCGTTTGGCCTGGAATTACGTGCAGGCGTGAAACGGGGTCCGTGGGGCGTGGGGGATAGTTGGCTTGTTCCAGTCGGCGGGCCGCCGCGTGCTGTTGACGGTGAGCGTGTTGGTTCGACGGGCAGTGTTGTGGCGGCTACTACACTTGTCACGCCTGAGAGGCAGGAGGCAGAGATGGGGGTGGTGGCAGTCTCTAAGAGGAGACGGGAGGGCTCAGGTGGTGGAGTCAGGCGCCAAACGAATGGAGGTGGTGATGTTCATATGACCGAAGTGTCAAAAAACTTGCATGTGGCGGGTTCTGGTTCCCAGACCCGCCCATCATCATGA